Below is a genomic region from Anoxybacillus flavithermus.
TGTTTTTCTCCTTCGTTGCTGTATCGGATCATATGTGCTAAATGAGTGGAAACTTTTTCTTTTGACAATACGACGGATACACCTGCCTCATGCGCAGATAAGGCGAGCGGTGGATAGTTGCATAGCATAATGACATTGATCGTAGGATATGTTTCTTTCACGTTTTTTATCCAGCCCAATGCTTTTATTATGTGCATGTGCACATTTATCACAATGACATCTGGTGCATATATATGTATGAGAGTCTCTAGTGAATCAATGCAAGAAACAGAACCGACAACCGTTATGTTATTTTCGTTTTCCAACAATTTTTCCACCCCAAGCAAATAGATAGGGTCAGAATCAATAAGCAATGTACGAATAGCCATGCCATTTCCCCTCTACTTTTTTACTAGATTCTACTTCATTTAATAAACTTTGTCATTTATTTTGAAGAAATTGGCGGATTTTCGCCAAAAAATTGGCGGAAAATACGGATTTTTTTCTTTTCTATTTTTGGTAAATTAAAAATAGCTGATCAGCTATTTTTTGAGAAGAAGCGGAGGAGTGTGAGCAATGTATAAGTTGAAATAAAGAATGTCTGACTTTTATACAATACGTTGCATTTATGGTGAGTAATCAACTAAATAAACATTTCTACTTATATTCATGATGCCGATGTTTAACTGGCGCTAATGTACAAGTCTATCTCATTATGGACAAGTAGCGGAGAACTAGCATTACAATTGGACTATGTGAGGAGAGATAATAATGAGAAGTAAATTTAGAAGGCTTATTTTAGTTGCTACCCTAGCATTAACTGTTACTCTGTTGTTAGATGGTTTTTTTGGATCGTTAATTACTACTGAAGCTAGTACGCTCCCGAAACGAGTATATAAAGAGGGGAATGTAAAAATTACAGTTACTCCTGCAGTAGGGAGTTCAATAGCAAAATTAAGCAATTCAAAATCAAAAATTACTCCACTTGATACTATTGTCCGAGGAAATAAAGAAACAAAAACGGTTCAGAGTATGTATGGTACAGTGACGATGACAGTGACGTACGACCGAAATCTAACGACTAAGTCCTCTACTATTACAGGAATTTATTCTTTAGTAAATACAGATTCTTACTTGAAATTAGTTGATAAATGGTATACATCTAGTGTTGCACAAGCTGACTACTATGACTCTTTTCATAAAGTGTATGTAACGATTAGAATTACAAAAGAAGAATGTAATTAAGGGTCCATTTCATGTAACTATGTATGCCTACAATTAGAAAGTTTAACTTCATGTTTTGAACTGAAGAGGCTGATCTGAAACGCTAATGCGTGTTGGGTCAGTCTTTTGCATGTTAACAAAGCGGCGGGTTGTTCGTAGCCCGACATCCGAAGAGTAGCGATTTCTCATGCTATATATTCAGTTCACTTGATTATGAAGGAGAAATAGTTAAAAAATTTTTATTGACACCGTCCTTCTTTCGATGATATACTCACTTTCGTAGTTTAAAACAGCCCTTAAACGTATTAAAACGTTAACTGAATAAAGCGTTTAAAAGCGCTCTTATCAAGAGAGGTGGAGGGATGTGCCCGATGAAACCCGGCAACCGTCAGCGCTGCTGAAATGGTGCCAATTCACACAAAGCGTTTGCTTTGAGAGATAAGAGACAGAATGGATCATTACGCCTTTCTGTTCTCTTGAGCAGAAAGGCTTTTTTCATGGAAGGAAGGTGACAGCATGATTACTTTATCAAACGTAACGAAAGTGTATAAAGCAGCAAGCGGGAACGTAACGGCAGTCGATCATGTGAATTTGCATATCGAACAAGGAGAAATTTTCGGTATCATCGGTTATAGTGGAGCAGGGAAAAGCTCGCTCATTCGATTATTGAACGGATTAGAAAAGCCGACAAGCGGTGAAGTGGTTGTTGATGGGAAAGATATGGGGAAAATTAGCGGGAAGCAGTTACGCCAAGCGCGTCAACAAATCGGGATGATTTTCCAACATTTTAATTTGCTTTGGTCGCGTACCGTGCGCGAAAATATTGCTTTTCCGTTAGAAATTGCAGATGTGCCGAAAGAAGAGCGAATGAAGCGCGTCGATGAACTGATTCAACTCGTCGGTTTGCAAGGGAGAGAAAATGCATATCCATCGCAACTGAGCGGCGGACAAAAGCAACGCGTTGGCATTGCACGCGCATTAGCGAACAATCCGAAAGTGTTGCTATGCGATGAAGCAACATCGGCGCTTGATCCGCAAACGACCGACTCAATTTTAGACTTGCTTGTTGATATTAACAAACGTCTCGGTTTAACGATCGTATTAATTACACACGAGATGCACGTGATTCGCAAAATTTGTGATCGCGTGGCGGTCATGGAAAACGGAAAAATTGTCGAAATGGGCGAAGTGCTTCACGTATTCCGCAAGCCAGAACAGCCGATTACGAAACGATTTGTTCAGCAAGTGACAGAGCCGGAAGAAACGAAAGAAGCGATGTTGCATCTTCTTGAACGATATCCGAATGGTAAAGTTGTGCAACTGACATTTGTTGGTGAAGCAGCTGAGCAACCGCTCATCACACAACTCATTCGTCAATTCGATTTAAATATAAATATTTTACAAGGGAAAATTTCACAGACGTATCACGGAGCATACGGGGTGTTGTTCATTCATTTAGACGGTGCGAATGAAGAAATCGAGCGAGCGCTCGCTTTTATTCGCCAGCAAGAAGTTGAAGTGGAGGTGTTGGCGAATGTTCAATGAACTATTTCCGAACGTCGTTTGGGATAAAATATGGGCAGCCACGACGGAAACGTTGTATATGACCGCCGTCTCCGTTGTCGCAACGTTTGTGCTTGGTATTTTACTCGGATTGTTGTTGTTTTTAACGTCTAAGGGAAACATATGGGAAAATCGTCTCGTTAACGGTATCATTGCGTCATTTGTTAACATTTTTCGTTCTATTCCGTTCATTATTTTAATTATTTTGCTTATTCCATTTACGAAACTTGTCGTTGGTACAATTCTTGGAGCGAATGCTGCGCTACCGGCACTCATTATCGGGGCCGCTCCGTTTTATGCACGCATGGTTGAAATTGCGCTTCGTGAAATTGATAAAGGTGTCATTGAAGCGGCAAAAGCGATGGGGGCAACGACAGCAACAATTATTTGGAAAGTGCTTCTCCCTGAAGCGTTGCCAGCACTTGTATCTGGCATTACAGTTACAGCGATCGCGCTCGTTGGTTATACAGCGATGGCGGGAGTCGTTGGTGCTGGGGGGCTTGGAAACTTAGCGTATTTAGAAGGGTTTCAACGCAACAATAACGACGTCACGTTCGTTGCAACAGTGCTCATTTTAGTCATTGTCTTCATCATTCAGTTTATTGGTGACTTTGTCACTTCTAAAATAGATAAAAGATAAAAAAGGAGGAAGAAACAAATGAAAAAATGGATCTCTTTACTTGTTGCGGCAGTTGTTGTATTAGCGCTCGCTGCTTGCGGAAAAAATGAAAGTGCAGAAGAAAAAGCGAATAAGCTTGTCGTTGGGGCATCCAACGTGCCACATGCGGAAATTTTAGAAAAGGCAAAACCAATTTTAAAAGAAAAAGGGATTGAATTAGAAATTGTGACGTTCCAAGATTACGTATTACCGAACAAAGCGTTAGCGGATAAAGAGTTAGACGCGAACTATTTCCAACACATTCCTTATTTAGAAGCACAAATGAAAGAACATGGTTATGACTTTGTAAATGCTGGTGGTATTCATATTGAGCCAATCGGCGTGTACTCGAAAAAATATAAAAGCCTTGAAGAGCTACCAAATGGTGCAAAAATCATTATGAGTAACTCGGTTGCCGACCACGGTCGCATTTTATCGATGCTTGAAGAAAAAGGGTTAATTAAATTAAAAGATGGTGTTGATAAAACGAAAGCGACGATTGATGACATCGTTGAAAATCCGAAAAATTTAGTATTCGAAGCAGATGTCGAAGCAGGATTACTTCCACAAGTATATAAAAACAACGAAGGAGATGCGGTATTAATTAACGCAAACTATGCGTTAGATGCGGGCTTAGATCCAGCGAAAGATCCGATCGCGGTTGAATCGCCAGAAAACAATCCATATGTGAACATTATTGCTGTTCGTAAAGGTGACGAAACACGTAAAGAAATTCAAACGCTCGTGGAAGTATTGCAATCAAAAGACATTCAAGACTTCATTTTACAAAAGTATAACGGCGCAGTCATTCCAGCTGCAAAATAAGGATGTCCAATATGGGCATCCTTTTATATTTTTTGAAAAACGACGCATGATAAAAAGGAAGGAGGAGTGCATATGTCGATGGAACAATGTTTACACGAATATAAGCAAGGGCTAGGAACATTTACGCAACATATGCCGAAAGTTGGACAAACGTTTAATGCGTTTACAGAGGCATGTTTTGCAGAAGGATCGTTATCCAAAAAAGAAAAACAATTAATTGCTCTCGGTATTAGTGTCGCCAAACAAGATGAATATTGCACGATTTATCATACAAAAGGGTGTATCGATGAAGGGGCGACAGAAGAACAAATATTTGAAGCGTGTGCCGTTGCTGCTGCGTTAGCTGGTGGGGCGACGATGAGCCAAGCGGTTACGCTCGTTCGTCAATGTGTAGAAGAATTTCGGCACGTTCATTAAAAGGATAGGAATTCCCTATCCTTTTTTACATATGTGATGAAATGCACTTTCGAAACAAAAAAGTATCAAAATGCTTGCAATAAGGTTGCTAATACTTTTCATCTGTTATAAAATTGTAATGAGAATAAAATGAGAATTACGTTTCATGAACATAAGCGAAACTGGAGGTATTTTTTTATGGCAACATTAACAATTAAAGATCTTCACGTTGCAATTGACGGAAAAGAAATTTTAAAAGGGGTTAACCTTGAAATTAAAGGTGGCGAGTTCCATGCGATCATGGGGCCGAACGGAACAGGGAAATCGACGTTATCCGCTGCCATTATGGGGCATCCCAAATATGAAGTAACAAAAGGAAGCATTACGTTAGATGGTCAAGATGTACTAGAAATGGAAGTAGATGAGCGCGCTCGTGCTGGGCTATTTTTAGCGATGCAATATCCTAGCGAAATTAGCGGTGTAACAAATGCGGATTTCCTTCGCTCAGCAATTAACGCGCGTCGCGGAGAAGGAAATGAAATTTCATTAATGAAATTTATCCGTCAATTAGATGAAAAAATGGCGTTTTTAGAAATGAATCCAGATATGGCGCATCGTTATTTAAACGAAGGATTTTCAGGTGGAGAGAAAAAGCGAAATGAAATTTTACAATTAATGATGTTACAGCCGAAAATTGCAATTTTAGACGAAATTGATTCAGGTCTTGACATTGACGCATTAAAAGTTGTTGCAAAAGGCGTCAATGAAATGCGTAGCAACGACTTCGGCTGTTTAATTATTACGCACTATCAACGTTTATTAAACTACATTACGCCAGATTACGTACATGTGATGATGCAAGGACGCATCGTGAAATCTGGTGGTCCAGAGTTAGCACAACGTCTTGAGGCTGAAGGATACGATTGGATTAAAAAAGAGCTAGGCATTGAAGATGAAGTCGTCGAGCAAGAAGCGTAAGCGTTAGGAGGATTTGTGATGATTGAGACGAAACTACCATTCGACCAACAGTATGTCCGCTCTTTTTCTGAAGGGCGTGGAGAACCGGACTGGCTTTTAAACGTTCGCTTACAAGCTCTTGCGCAAGCTGAACAACTTCCTTTACCGAAGCCAGATAAAACGAAAATTGATCGTTGGAACTTTACACAATTTTCTACTCATCTCGTTGAAAGCGCACCGCTTTCGTCGTTAGAAGAGTTGCCAGAAGAAGTGAAAGTGCTTATCGATATCGATGAGGAACAAAAAAATGTATATGTGCAACGCGATCATACATGTGCGTACGCATCGCTTGCTGATGAATTAAAAGAAAAAGGTGTCATTTTTACAGACTTAGCGACAGCTGTTCGCGAACATAGCGATCTTGTGGAAAAATATTTTATGAACGGTGTAAAAGTAAATGAACATCGTCTTGCTGCCCTTCATGCTGCGTTTGTAAATGGTGGCGTGTTTGTATACGTACCAAAGCATGTGCAAGTTGATGTGCCTTTGCAAGCTGTATATGTCCATGAAAAGGCGGAGGCGTTGTTTAACCATGTCATTATCGTTGCGGATGTCGGTAGCAAAGTGACGTATGTTGAAAACTATATTTCAACATGTGAACGTTCCGAAGCGATCGTAAACATCATTACGGAAGTGTTTGCATTAGACGATGCGCAAGTATTTTTTGGCGCCGTGGACAGTTTAGCGAAAGGGACAACGACGTATGTAAACCGCCGCGGTATTACAGGTCGTCATGCGCGCATTGAATGGGCGCTCGGTTTAATGAACGATGGAAATACCATTTCAGAAAACATTACGCGTTTAATCGGCGACGGTTCGTTTGGTGACACAAAAACAGTTGTTGTAAGCCGTGGAGAACAAGTGCAAAACTTTACGACAAGCGTCATTCATTATGGAAAGCATACGGAAGGCTACATTTTAAAACATGGCGTGGTAAAAGACGAAGCAACATCCATCTTTAACGGTATTGGTAAAATTGAGCATGGCGCATCGAAATCGAACGCAGAACAAGAATCACGCGTGCTTATGTTAAGTCCGAAAGCGCGTGGCGATGCGAACCCAATTTTATTAATTGATGAAGATGACGTCACAGCAGGCCATGCGGCATCGGTCGGTCGTGTTGACCCGACACAATTATATTATTTAATGAGCCGCGGTATTCCGAAAACGGAAGCGGAACGATTAATTATTCATGGCTTTTTGGCGCCAGTTGTCAATGAAATTCCGATTGACCGTGTAAAGAAACAATTAATCGAAGTGATCGAAAGGAAAGTTAAATGATGAATGTAAAAGAACTTCGTCAACTATTCCCGATTTTAGATCAACAAGTAGACGGCAAGCCGCTCGTTTATTTAGATAGCGCAGCGACTTCTCAAAAGCCGTTGCCTGTCATTGAAGCGATTGACAACTATTATCGGCAATACAATTCGAACGTTCATCGCGGCGTGCATACGCTCGGTACAAAAGCAACCGATGCATACGAAGGGGCGCGTGAAAAAGTGCGCCGCTTCATCGGTGCCGCTTCGACGGAAGAAATTATTTTTACGCGTGGGACGACAACGGCCATTAACTTGGTGGCGGCCAGTTACGGTCGCGCAAACGTGCGCGAAGGCGATGAAATCGTCATTACGTATATGGAGCACCATAGTAACATTATCCCCTGGCAACAAGTTGCTAAACAAACAGGGGCGACGCTTAAATACATTCCGCTACAACCAGATGGTACGATTCGCTTAGAAGATGTCGAACAAACGGTAACACCGAATACGAAAATTGTAGCTGTCATGCACGTATCCAACGTGCTCGGTACGATCAACCCAGTAAAAGAAATTGCTCGAATCGCTCATAAGAACGGCGCTGTCGTCGTTGTTGACGGGGCACAAAGCACGCCGCACATGAAAGTAGATGTGCAAGATATCGACTGCGATTTTTATGCGTTTTCGGGACATAAAATGTGTGGCCCAACAGGCATCGGGGTGTTATACGGTAAAAAACGCTTGCTTGAGCAAATGGAGCCTGTGGAATTCGGCGGGGAAATGATTGATTTTGTTGGGTTGTACGAGTCAACATGGAAAGAACTTCCGTGGAAATTTGAGGGTGGTACACCAATTATCGCAGGAGCGATTGGCTTAGGAGCTGCCATTGATTTTCTTGAACAAATTGGATTGGATCATATTGCTGAGCATGAACATCGTTTAGCGCAATATGCGCTCGAACAACTTGCAACGATTGACGGGTTGACGATTTACGGTCCGAAAGAGCGTGCAGGACTTGTGACATTTAATATTGACGGTGTGCATCCGCACGATGTTGCGACCGTCTTAGATGCGGAAGGCATTGCCGTTCGTGCTGGTCACCATTGTGCGCAACCACTTATGAAGTGGCTAAACGTGACAGCAACTGCACGAGCAAGCTTTTATTTATACAACACAGAAGAGGAAATTGATGCGCTTGTTTCAGCATTAAAGAAAACGAAGGAGTATTTCAGCTATGTCTTTTAATAGCCATTTAGATACGTTGTATCGACAAGTCATTATGGATCATTATAAAAACCCGAGAAATCGTGGTGTATTAGAAGGGGAACACGTCGATATCAACATGAACAACCCGACGTGTGGCGACCGCATTCACTTAACATTAAAAGTAGAAGACGGAAAAATTGTCGATGCGAAATTTGAAGGAGAAGGTTGTTCCATTTCGATGTCCTCCGCATCGATGATGACGGAGGCGATTAAAGGAAAAACAATTGAAGAAGCGCTCAAGCTATCAACGATTTTTTCCGACATGATGCAAGGAAAAGATTACGACGATTCGATTGATTTAGGTGATATTGAAGCACTTCAAGGTGTATCGAAATTCCCAGCCCGCATTAAATGTGCAACGTTAGCGTGGAAAGCGATGGAAAAAGGATTGCATGAGCAACAAGGCTAGTCATAAAAAGGAGGCGAACGAGATGGCGAAAAAAATGCCAGAAATCGGTGAATATAAGTACGGTTTCGCCGATAAAGACGTATCTGTCTTCCGCGCTGAGCGCGGATTAACGCGCGAAATTGTAGAAGAAATTTCGCGTATGAAAAATGAACCAAAGTGGATGCTTGAATTTCGCTTAAAGGCGTTAGATATTTTTTACAGTATGCCGATGCCACAATGGGGTGGCGATTTATCAAGCTTAGATTTCGATGAAATTACGTATTACGTCAAACCTTCAGAAAAATCTGGGCGCTCATGGGATGAAGTACCAGAAGAAATTAAAGCGACGTTCGATAAGCTCGGTATTCCAGAAGCAGAACAAAAATATTTAGCTGGGGTATCGGCTCAATACGAATCGGAAGTTGTATACCACAACATGAAAGAAGACCTTGAGAAATTAGGTGTCATTTTTAAAGACACAGACTCAGCGCTAAAAGAAAACGAAGATTTGTTCCGCGAGCATTGGGCGAAAGTCGTTCCGCCGACAGATAATAAATTTGCAGCACTCAACTCAGCCGTTTGGTCGGGTGGTTCGTTCATTTACGTACCAAAAGGTGTAAAAGTTGATACGCCGTTGCAAGCGTATTTCCGAATTAACTCGGAAAATATGGGCCAATTTGAGCGGACGTTAATTATCGTCGACGAAGGGGCACACGTTCATTACGTTGAAGGCTGTACGGCGCCTGTATATACGACAAACTCCCTTCATAGCGCCGTCGTTGAAATTATCGTGAAAAAAGGCGCGTATTGCCGTTATACAACGATTCAAAACTGGGCAAACAACGTCTTCAACCTCGTGACAAAGCGCGCGGTTTGCGAAGAAAACGCAACGATGGAATGGATCGATGGAAATATCGGATCAAAATTAACGATGAAATATCCAGCAGTTATTTTAAAAGGAGAAGGTGCGCGTGGTTTGACACTTTCGATTGCGATTGCTGGCAAAGGACAACATCAAGACGCAGGTGCAAAAATGATTCACTTAGCACCAAATACGTCATCAACGATCGTATCCAAATCGATTTCGAAACAAGGCGGAAAAGTCACATATCGCGGTATCGTTCATTTCGGACGGAAGGCGGACGGATCACGTTCAAATATTGAGTGCGATACACTCATCATGGATAATCAATCAACATCTGATACAATTCCATACAACGAAATTTTAAACGACAACATTTCGCTTGAGCATGAAGCAAAAGTGTCGAAAGTATCAGAAGAACAACTATTTTATTTAATGAGCCGCGGCATCTCTGAACAAGAAGCGACAGAAATGATCGTTATGGGCTTTATTGAGCCGTTTACGAGAGAATTGCCGATGGAATACGCCGTTGAAATGAACCGACTCATTAAGTTTGAAATGGAAGGTAGTATTGGATAATCCTTATAATATCAATGGTGTAGCGTTTGCTTATAGGCGCTACACCCACAATTCATTTTCTTTCGGTGTACCGCTGATACAACTCCAGTGCCCCATCCTCAATTTTCTTGGTCACATGGAGGTACGTATCAGCGGTCATTTTTATGCTGGCATGCCCTAATCGCTCGAAAACATATTTGATATTTGCCCCAGCCTCTAAAAGATGCACGGCGTGACTATGACGTAACGCATGCGGCGATAAAACAGGAAGTTCTGCCCGTTTACATACTTCTTTGAAATATTCCCTTACGACATTCGTCCGCAACCAACGTCCGTCTTGCTGGTGAAAGACGATGTTCGTTTCTGGCTTCTTGTAGCCGGGATATCTTAAATACATCTCGTTCCGATTGATGCGATGTTTTTCAATAAACGAATGGTCACTTCATCCAGCTTAATCGTCCGCAGACTCGCCTTTGATTTTGGAGTGGAAAGATAGGGTGTCGAGTTCGTCGGACACACTAGCGTTTTGTTCACCGTGAGCGTTTTATTTTCCAAGTCAATATCATCCCAGGTCAAAGCCAACGCTTCGCCAATTCGTAATCCTGTCCGCGCTAAAAGCGTAAATA
It encodes:
- a CDS encoding Fe-S cluster assembly protein SufD; the protein is MIETKLPFDQQYVRSFSEGRGEPDWLLNVRLQALAQAEQLPLPKPDKTKIDRWNFTQFSTHLVESAPLSSLEELPEEVKVLIDIDEEQKNVYVQRDHTCAYASLADELKEKGVIFTDLATAVREHSDLVEKYFMNGVKVNEHRLAALHAAFVNGGVFVYVPKHVQVDVPLQAVYVHEKAEALFNHVIIVADVGSKVTYVENYISTCERSEAIVNIITEVFALDDAQVFFGAVDSLAKGTTTYVNRRGITGRHARIEWALGLMNDGNTISENITRLIGDGSFGDTKTVVVSRGEQVQNFTTSVIHYGKHTEGYILKHGVVKDEATSIFNGIGKIEHGASKSNAEQESRVLMLSPKARGDANPILLIDEDDVTAGHAASVGRVDPTQLYYLMSRGIPKTEAERLIIHGFLAPVVNEIPIDRVKKQLIEVIERKVK
- a CDS encoding Fe-S cluster assembly protein SufB translates to MAKKMPEIGEYKYGFADKDVSVFRAERGLTREIVEEISRMKNEPKWMLEFRLKALDIFYSMPMPQWGGDLSSLDFDEITYYVKPSEKSGRSWDEVPEEIKATFDKLGIPEAEQKYLAGVSAQYESEVVYHNMKEDLEKLGVIFKDTDSALKENEDLFREHWAKVVPPTDNKFAALNSAVWSGGSFIYVPKGVKVDTPLQAYFRINSENMGQFERTLIIVDEGAHVHYVEGCTAPVYTTNSLHSAVVEIIVKKGAYCRYTTIQNWANNVFNLVTKRAVCEENATMEWIDGNIGSKLTMKYPAVILKGEGARGLTLSIAIAGKGQHQDAGAKMIHLAPNTSSTIVSKSISKQGGKVTYRGIVHFGRKADGSRSNIECDTLIMDNQSTSDTIPYNEILNDNISLEHEAKVSKVSEEQLFYLMSRGISEQEATEMIVMGFIEPFTRELPMEYAVEMNRLIKFEMEGSIG
- a CDS encoding iron-sulfur cluster assembly scaffold protein NifU yields the protein MSFNSHLDTLYRQVIMDHYKNPRNRGVLEGEHVDINMNNPTCGDRIHLTLKVEDGKIVDAKFEGEGCSISMSSASMMTEAIKGKTIEEALKLSTIFSDMMQGKDYDDSIDLGDIEALQGVSKFPARIKCATLAWKAMEKGLHEQQG
- a CDS encoding cysteine desulfurase encodes the protein MNVKELRQLFPILDQQVDGKPLVYLDSAATSQKPLPVIEAIDNYYRQYNSNVHRGVHTLGTKATDAYEGAREKVRRFIGAASTEEIIFTRGTTTAINLVAASYGRANVREGDEIVITYMEHHSNIIPWQQVAKQTGATLKYIPLQPDGTIRLEDVEQTVTPNTKIVAVMHVSNVLGTINPVKEIARIAHKNGAVVVVDGAQSTPHMKVDVQDIDCDFYAFSGHKMCGPTGIGVLYGKKRLLEQMEPVEFGGEMIDFVGLYESTWKELPWKFEGGTPIIAGAIGLGAAIDFLEQIGLDHIAEHEHRLAQYALEQLATIDGLTIYGPKERAGLVTFNIDGVHPHDVATVLDAEGIAVRAGHHCAQPLMKWLNVTATARASFYLYNTEEEIDALVSALKKTKEYFSYVF
- a CDS encoding methionine ABC transporter substrate-binding protein, producing the protein MKKWISLLVAAVVVLALAACGKNESAEEKANKLVVGASNVPHAEILEKAKPILKEKGIELEIVTFQDYVLPNKALADKELDANYFQHIPYLEAQMKEHGYDFVNAGGIHIEPIGVYSKKYKSLEELPNGAKIIMSNSVADHGRILSMLEEKGLIKLKDGVDKTKATIDDIVENPKNLVFEADVEAGLLPQVYKNNEGDAVLINANYALDAGLDPAKDPIAVESPENNPYVNIIAVRKGDETRKEIQTLVEVLQSKDIQDFILQKYNGAVIPAAK
- a CDS encoding alkylhydroperoxidase, which codes for MSMEQCLHEYKQGLGTFTQHMPKVGQTFNAFTEACFAEGSLSKKEKQLIALGISVAKQDEYCTIYHTKGCIDEGATEEQIFEACAVAAALAGGATMSQAVTLVRQCVEEFRHVH
- a CDS encoding ABC transporter ATP-binding protein; translation: MATLTIKDLHVAIDGKEILKGVNLEIKGGEFHAIMGPNGTGKSTLSAAIMGHPKYEVTKGSITLDGQDVLEMEVDERARAGLFLAMQYPSEISGVTNADFLRSAINARRGEGNEISLMKFIRQLDEKMAFLEMNPDMAHRYLNEGFSGGEKKRNEILQLMMLQPKIAILDEIDSGLDIDALKVVAKGVNEMRSNDFGCLIITHYQRLLNYITPDYVHVMMQGRIVKSGGPELAQRLEAEGYDWIKKELGIEDEVVEQEA
- a CDS encoding methionine ABC transporter ATP-binding protein, whose amino-acid sequence is MITLSNVTKVYKAASGNVTAVDHVNLHIEQGEIFGIIGYSGAGKSSLIRLLNGLEKPTSGEVVVDGKDMGKISGKQLRQARQQIGMIFQHFNLLWSRTVRENIAFPLEIADVPKEERMKRVDELIQLVGLQGRENAYPSQLSGGQKQRVGIARALANNPKVLLCDEATSALDPQTTDSILDLLVDINKRLGLTIVLITHEMHVIRKICDRVAVMENGKIVEMGEVLHVFRKPEQPITKRFVQQVTEPEETKEAMLHLLERYPNGKVVQLTFVGEAAEQPLITQLIRQFDLNINILQGKISQTYHGAYGVLFIHLDGANEEIERALAFIRQQEVEVEVLANVQ
- a CDS encoding helix-turn-helix transcriptional regulator, translated to MAIRTLLIDSDPIYLLGVEKLLENENNITVVGSVSCIDSLETLIHIYAPDVIVINVHMHIIKALGWIKNVKETYPTINVIMLCNYPPLALSAHEAGVSVVLSKEKVSTHLAHMIRYSNEGEKHFLVDSETMYSTKHGLTNIEIDILQMLADDQTSVQISERLKISKRTMERHLSSIFEKLGVLSRTGAVAEALRLQLIK
- a CDS encoding methionine ABC transporter permease translates to MFNELFPNVVWDKIWAATTETLYMTAVSVVATFVLGILLGLLLFLTSKGNIWENRLVNGIIASFVNIFRSIPFIILIILLIPFTKLVVGTILGANAALPALIIGAAPFYARMVEIALREIDKGVIEAAKAMGATTATIIWKVLLPEALPALVSGITVTAIALVGYTAMAGVVGAGGLGNLAYLEGFQRNNNDVTFVATVLILVIVFIIQFIGDFVTSKIDKR
- a CDS encoding site-specific integrase, which codes for MKRLSQNRRVSPHNRRTVPGTVRLKTTIPKEIEKNNELKYFTREQLEKFLNEVKKPQKHAKYQHSIQYYVLFTLLARTGLRIGEALALTWDDIDLENKTLTVNKTLVCPTNSTPYLSTPKSKASLRTIKLDEVTIRLLKNIASIGTRCI
- a CDS encoding site-specific integrase — its product is MYLRYPGYKKPETNIVFHQQDGRWLRTNVVREYFKEVCKRAELPVLSPHALRHSHAVHLLEAGANIKYVFERLGHASIKMTADTYLHVTKKIEDGALELYQRYTERK